GGCCTCGGCCGGCATCGGGGCGCGGGTGCTCAACGTGCACACCGTCAAGCCGATCGACCGGGAGGCGCTCGTCGCGGCGGCCGAGGAGACCGGCGCGGTGATCACCGTGGAGGACCACGTGCTGGCGGGCGGGCTGGGCGGCGCGGTGTGCGAGGTGCTGGCGGAGACCTCGCCCTGCCCGGTGCGCCGGATCGGCGTGCCGGACGCGTTCTGCGACCTGGTCGGGGACGAGCTGGAGCTGCTGGCCGCGGCCGGGGTGGGCACCGGCGCGATCGTCGCCGCCGCGACCGCGCTGCGCGCCCGGTGAGGGGCGCCGGGTTGTCGGGAACATGCCCGACTACTTCCGGGCGCCACCGGGACAACATGCTGGGAACGATGACGACGAGCTGCGGTACGGGAGGACACCATGGCTGCCACGGCCTGCCCCGAGTGCGAGGGCTCCGTCGAACTGGCGGAGTCGCTGACGCAGAACGAGATCCTGGAGTGCCCGGACTGCCTGAGCGAGCTGGAGGTGGTCACCACGAACCCGCCGGTGCTCGCGCTGGCGCCCGAGATGGCCGAGGACTGGGGCGAGTAGGCGGCGCGGGACGCGGTCGGGGGGTGGCCCGGTGACGACGGTCGGCATCATCGGCGCGGCGGGGTACGTCGGCGGCGAGTTGCTCCGCCTGCTCCTGCACCACCCGGACGTGCGGGTCACCGGGGCGTACTCGGCGAGCCTGCGCGGCAAGCGCGTGGACGGCGCGCACCCCAACCTGCGCGGCCACACGGCCCTCTCGTTCACCGACCCCGACGACCGGGGCGCGCACGACGTGGTGTTCCTCGCCGTGCCGCACGGCAGGGCGGTCGAGCACGTCCGGGCGCTGGCGGGCACGTCGACCTGCGTCGTCGACCTCACGGCCGACTTCCGGCTGCGGGACCCGGGGGCGCACCAGCGGTACTACGGCGAGGTGCCGCCCGCCGACGACCTGCGGGCGGCCTTCACGCCGGGGCTGCCGGAGCTGTACCGGGACGCCCTGCGCACGGCGGACCGGATCAGCGTGCCTGGCTGCATGGCCACGGCGGGCGTGCTGGCGCTGCGCCCGCTGGCCGCCGCCGGGCTCGTCGAGCCGGGCGTGGTGATCGACGCGAAGATCGGGTCCAGCGGGTCGGGGTCGTCGGCCACGACCACCAACCTGCACGCCGAGCGCAGCGGCGCGATGCGGGTGTTCGCGCCGCACCGCCACCGCCACGAGGCGGAGGTGGCGCAGGAGACCGGGCTGGACGTGCGGATGACCGCCACCGGCGTGGAGGCGGTGCGCGGCGCGCAGGTGCTGTGCCACGCCTCGGGGAAGCCCGGCCTCGCCGAGGCGGACGTGCGGCGCGCCTACCGGGACGCCTACGCGGACGAGCCGTTCGTGCGGGTCGTCGCGCAGCGGCGCGGGCTGTACCGGTTGCCGGAGCCGAAGATCCTGGCCGGCACCAACTACTGCGACGTCGGCTTCTCCGTCGAGGAGGACTCCGGCAGGGTGCTGGCGGTGGC
This region of Saccharothrix longispora genomic DNA includes:
- a CDS encoding lysine biosynthesis protein LysW; translation: MAATACPECEGSVELAESLTQNEILECPDCLSELEVVTTNPPVLALAPEMAEDWGE
- the argC gene encoding N-acetyl-gamma-glutamyl-phosphate reductase, which codes for MTTVGIIGAAGYVGGELLRLLLHHPDVRVTGAYSASLRGKRVDGAHPNLRGHTALSFTDPDDRGAHDVVFLAVPHGRAVEHVRALAGTSTCVVDLTADFRLRDPGAHQRYYGEVPPADDLRAAFTPGLPELYRDALRTADRISVPGCMATAGVLALRPLAAAGLVEPGVVIDAKIGSSGSGSSATTTNLHAERSGAMRVFAPHRHRHEAEVAQETGLDVRMTATGVEAVRGAQVLCHASGKPGLAEADVRRAYRDAYADEPFVRVVAQRRGLYRLPEPKILAGTNYCDVGFSVEEDSGRVLAVAALDNLVKGAAGNAVQCLNIRLGRPEDTGMRFAGLHPV